From the Gordonia bronchialis DSM 43247 genome, one window contains:
- a CDS encoding EXLDI protein — MPNKTIYVADEDLPVLERAQQVAGGTISGAIIAALRDYVRAADYRDAGYEEVVVRDGPDGVRRKRFFGRPLADETEFDDETGNATERAIYEGRTGRIVLAVHHVDWEKFPIRRDRKPTGNWFKDLTGISSVRSLFTADLPDWGDYEVHVVDTVDELKDLVPQRLLERAIAAVRPDIEDLDV, encoded by the coding sequence ATGCCCAACAAGACCATCTACGTCGCCGACGAGGATCTGCCGGTCCTCGAGCGCGCCCAGCAGGTCGCCGGCGGCACCATCTCCGGCGCCATCATCGCCGCGCTGCGTGACTACGTTCGCGCCGCCGACTACCGCGACGCCGGATACGAGGAGGTCGTTGTGCGCGACGGCCCCGACGGCGTGCGCCGAAAACGCTTCTTCGGCCGTCCGCTCGCCGACGAGACCGAGTTCGACGACGAGACCGGCAACGCCACCGAACGAGCCATCTATGAGGGCCGGACCGGGCGGATCGTGCTCGCCGTCCACCACGTGGACTGGGAGAAATTTCCGATCCGACGAGACCGCAAGCCCACCGGCAACTGGTTCAAGGACCTCACCGGGATCAGCAGCGTCCGCAGCCTGTTCACCGCAGACCTCCCCGACTGGGGCGACTACGAGGTCCACGTCGTCGACACCGTCGACGAACTGAAAGACCTGGTGCCGCAGCGCCTTCTGGAACGAGCGATCGCCGCGGTGCGACCCGACATCGAAGATCTCGACGTGTAA
- a CDS encoding glycosyltransferase family 2 protein: MPIDVMIPFYGDVAQFRQAVTSVLNQDDPEFTLTVVDDCYPSSQPREWLESLDDPRVRYLRNEDNLGVNGNFRRCVELVKQPYFVVMGCDDVMLRDYLSTVRALATQHPDAAVIAPGVEVIDDADRPVRPLGDRMKSVLAPSRASVLSGERLATSLYHGNWTYFPSLLWRTEVVRAVGFRTGLEVVLDLALLVDLAATGASLVYDPTVVFRYRRHRASVSSVQAVDGRRFAEENRFFADEARRCADLGWPKAARAARLHATSRLHHAQARLGAAVVRVRHLR, translated from the coding sequence GTGCCGATCGACGTGATGATTCCCTTCTACGGCGACGTCGCACAGTTCCGGCAGGCCGTCACGAGTGTGCTGAATCAGGACGACCCCGAGTTCACGCTCACCGTCGTCGACGACTGCTACCCGAGTTCGCAGCCGCGCGAGTGGCTCGAGAGCCTCGACGATCCGCGGGTGCGCTACCTGCGCAACGAGGACAATCTGGGCGTCAACGGCAATTTCCGACGCTGCGTCGAGCTCGTGAAGCAGCCGTACTTCGTGGTCATGGGCTGCGATGACGTGATGCTGCGCGACTATCTCTCGACGGTGCGGGCGCTCGCCACCCAGCATCCCGACGCGGCGGTGATCGCGCCCGGCGTCGAGGTGATCGACGATGCCGACCGCCCGGTTCGTCCGCTCGGTGACCGGATGAAATCGGTACTCGCGCCCTCGCGGGCGAGCGTGCTGAGTGGGGAGCGCCTGGCGACGAGCCTCTATCACGGCAACTGGACGTACTTCCCGTCGTTGCTGTGGCGCACCGAGGTGGTCCGCGCGGTCGGATTCCGCACCGGCCTCGAGGTGGTCCTCGACCTCGCGCTCCTCGTCGACCTCGCCGCGACCGGCGCGTCGCTGGTCTACGACCCGACCGTCGTGTTCCGATACCGCCGCCATCGGGCGTCGGTGAGTTCGGTGCAGGCCGTCGACGGCCGACGCTTCGCCGAGGAGAACCGCTTCTTCGCCGACGAGGCCCGACGCTGCGCCGACCTGGGATGGCCGAAAGCCGCCCGCGCCGCCCGCCTCCATGCGACATCCCGTCTGCACCACGCTCAGGCCCGGCTCGGAGCCGCCGTCGTCCGGGTCCGCCACCTTCGCTGA
- the rfbB gene encoding dTDP-glucose 4,6-dehydratase gives MRVLVTGGAGFIGANFVLRTLATRPDVEIRVLDKLTYAANPATVRALADRVDLVEGDIADVELTDRLIADTDLVVHFAAESHNDNSLADPSAFVHTNLVGTYALLEAVRRHGVRYHHISTDEVYGDLNLDDPARFTEQTAYNPSSPYSSTKAGSDLLVRAWVRSFGIAATISNCSNNYGPYQHVEKFIPRQITNVLSGIRPKLYGDGRNVRDWIHVDDHNDAVWTIIDRGQIGETYLIGADGEVDNRTVVETVLELLGQPADAFDFVTDRPGHDRRYAIDSTRLRTELGWRPQYVDFRSGVQATIDWYRDNTAWWQPGKQAVEAGYAATQQVIN, from the coding sequence ATGCGTGTACTGGTCACCGGCGGCGCCGGCTTCATCGGCGCGAATTTCGTGCTGCGCACCCTGGCCACCCGTCCCGACGTCGAGATTCGCGTGCTCGACAAACTGACGTACGCGGCCAACCCGGCGACCGTGCGGGCGCTCGCCGACCGCGTGGACCTCGTCGAGGGTGACATCGCCGACGTCGAGCTCACCGACCGGCTGATCGCCGACACCGACCTCGTGGTCCACTTTGCCGCCGAGTCACACAACGACAATTCGCTGGCCGATCCGTCGGCCTTTGTGCACACCAACCTGGTGGGCACCTACGCCCTACTGGAGGCCGTCCGACGCCACGGCGTGCGGTATCACCACATCAGCACCGACGAGGTGTACGGCGACCTCAACCTCGATGACCCGGCCCGGTTCACCGAGCAGACCGCCTACAACCCGTCGAGCCCGTACTCGTCCACCAAGGCCGGCAGCGATCTGCTGGTCCGCGCGTGGGTGCGGTCCTTCGGGATCGCGGCGACGATCTCCAACTGCTCCAACAACTACGGGCCGTATCAGCACGTCGAGAAGTTCATTCCGCGGCAGATCACCAACGTGCTCAGCGGAATCCGCCCCAAGCTCTACGGCGACGGTCGCAACGTGCGGGACTGGATTCACGTCGACGACCACAATGACGCGGTGTGGACCATCATCGACCGCGGGCAGATCGGCGAGACCTACCTCATCGGCGCCGACGGCGAGGTGGACAACCGCACCGTCGTGGAAACCGTACTCGAACTCCTGGGTCAACCCGCCGACGCCTTCGACTTCGTCACCGACCGGCCCGGCCACGACCGTCGCTACGCCATCGACTCCACCCGACTTCGCACCGAATTGGGCTGGCGGCCACAGTATGTCGACTTCCGATCCGGTGTGCAGGCGACCATCGACTGGTACCGCGACAACACCGCGTGGTGGCAGCCGGGCAAGCAGGCGGTCGAGGCCGGTTACGCGGCGACCCAGCAGGTCATCAACTGA
- the rfbA gene encoding glucose-1-phosphate thymidylyltransferase RfbA, whose product MRGIILAGGTGSRLHPITQGVSKQLVPVYDKPMVYYPLSTLMLAGIRDVLIITTPQDAPAFQGLLGDGGQFGINLSYVTQESPDGLAQAFVLGADHIGDDSVALVLGDNIFYGPGLGSQLQGFEKVDGGAIFAYWVSNPSAYGVVDFDENGVARSLEEKPLAPKSNFAVPGLYFYDNDVIEIARNLKPSARGEYEITDVNAHYLDRGKLSVKVLPRGTAWLDTGTFDSLLDAGNFVRTVEQRQGLKIAVPEEIAWRRGFIDDDGLRVRAEKLRKSGYGDYLLELLHRGKGF is encoded by the coding sequence ATGCGCGGAATCATTCTGGCCGGCGGCACGGGGAGCCGGCTGCACCCCATCACGCAGGGGGTCAGCAAGCAGCTCGTCCCGGTCTACGACAAGCCGATGGTCTACTACCCGCTCTCGACGCTGATGCTCGCCGGCATCCGCGACGTGCTGATCATCACCACTCCCCAAGACGCACCCGCGTTCCAGGGACTGCTCGGCGACGGCGGACAGTTCGGTATCAACCTGTCGTATGTCACCCAGGAATCCCCCGACGGGCTCGCGCAGGCCTTCGTTCTCGGTGCCGACCACATCGGCGACGACTCGGTCGCACTCGTCCTGGGCGACAACATCTTCTACGGTCCCGGACTCGGCTCACAGTTGCAGGGCTTCGAAAAGGTCGACGGCGGAGCGATTTTCGCCTACTGGGTGTCCAATCCGAGCGCCTACGGCGTCGTCGACTTCGACGAGAACGGGGTCGCGCGCTCCCTCGAGGAGAAGCCACTCGCCCCGAAGTCGAACTTCGCGGTGCCCGGCCTGTACTTCTACGACAACGACGTCATCGAGATCGCCCGCAACCTGAAGCCCAGTGCGCGAGGCGAATACGAGATCACCGACGTCAACGCCCACTATCTCGACCGCGGCAAACTCTCGGTCAAGGTCCTGCCCCGCGGCACTGCCTGGCTCGACACCGGCACCTTCGACTCGCTGCTCGACGCCGGCAATTTCGTGCGGACCGTCGAACAACGGCAGGGTCTCAAGATCGCGGTGCCCGAGGAAATCGCCTGGCGCCGTGGGTTCATCGACGACGACGGGCTGCGTGTGCGCGCCGAGAAGCTGCGCAAGTCCGGGTACGGTGACTATCTGCTCGAGTTGCTCCACCGCGGAAAGGGTTTCTGA
- a CDS encoding ABC transporter permease → MTTTLTHTLSDSTLMVRRNLIRLRRYPAMIFSVIIMPVVVLAMMNLFFGGAIGAGIGADSPLHGNYINYLLPGILLFVSSFLTVSAAVAVNQDVTDGFINRLRSLGTPATAILAGPVVGAIIQGAIALVFVVAAGFAFGFRTDAGVLDWLAVAGLVLLLMVGLVWVAVALGVLAPNPEAASNLPVPFLLLPYLGSGLVPTDTMPDGIRQFAEYQPFSPIADTVRALLMGTELGDRWIWALVWCAISSAVTRQRFSRSGGRRRGSDERACEPDAPLAG, encoded by the coding sequence ATGACCACCACGCTCACCCACACGCTGTCCGACTCGACGCTCATGGTGCGTCGCAACCTGATTCGCCTTCGGCGCTATCCGGCGATGATCTTCTCCGTGATCATCATGCCGGTGGTGGTGCTCGCGATGATGAACCTCTTCTTCGGCGGTGCGATCGGGGCCGGCATCGGCGCCGACAGTCCCCTGCACGGCAACTACATCAACTACCTGCTGCCCGGCATCCTGCTGTTCGTGTCGTCGTTTCTGACCGTGTCGGCGGCCGTCGCGGTCAATCAGGACGTCACCGACGGTTTCATCAACCGACTCCGCTCGCTGGGTACACCGGCGACAGCGATCCTCGCCGGACCTGTTGTGGGAGCGATCATTCAAGGTGCCATCGCCCTGGTCTTCGTGGTGGCCGCCGGGTTCGCCTTCGGCTTCCGCACCGACGCGGGGGTTCTCGATTGGCTCGCGGTGGCCGGTCTGGTGCTGCTGTTGATGGTCGGGCTGGTGTGGGTGGCCGTCGCCCTCGGGGTGCTCGCACCCAATCCCGAAGCGGCCAGCAATCTTCCGGTGCCCTTCCTGCTCCTCCCCTACCTCGGCAGCGGACTGGTCCCCACCGACACGATGCCCGACGGTATCCGGCAGTTCGCCGAGTATCAGCCGTTCAGTCCCATCGCCGACACGGTCCGCGCGTTGCTGATGGGCACCGAACTCGGCGACCGGTGGATCTGGGCGCTGGTCTGGTGCGCGATCTCGTCGGCGGTTACACGGCAGCGGTTCTCGCGTTCCGGCGGTCGACGGCGGGGTAGCGACGAGCGAGCTTGCGAGCCCGACGCCCCACTTGCTGGTTGA
- a CDS encoding dTDP-4-dehydrorhamnose 3,5-epimerase family protein — MQVRPLSIDGAWELTPVQHGDARGLFAEAFKADLLAEVIGHRFELAQVNLSVSAAGVLRGVHFADVPPGQAKYVSCARGAFLDVIIDIRVGSPTFGAHDTVLIDDADRRAVYLSEGLGHAICALEDNSTVTYLCSAGYNPSAEHGINPLDPDLGIDWPTTGRDGTPLQYELSAKDTAAPGLFEARDTGLLPSYDEVTAYLRSLAES; from the coding sequence ATGCAAGTACGGCCGCTGTCCATCGACGGTGCGTGGGAACTCACACCGGTCCAGCACGGTGACGCCCGCGGACTGTTCGCCGAGGCCTTCAAGGCCGACCTGCTCGCCGAGGTGATCGGCCATCGCTTCGAACTCGCCCAGGTCAACCTGTCTGTCTCGGCCGCCGGCGTCCTGCGCGGGGTGCACTTCGCCGACGTGCCACCCGGGCAGGCCAAATACGTGAGCTGTGCACGCGGGGCGTTTCTCGACGTCATCATCGACATCAGGGTGGGCTCACCGACCTTCGGCGCCCACGACACGGTCCTCATCGACGATGCTGACCGGCGCGCGGTCTACCTCTCCGAGGGACTCGGGCATGCCATCTGTGCGCTGGAGGACAACTCCACGGTCACCTACCTGTGCTCCGCGGGCTACAACCCGTCCGCCGAACACGGCATCAACCCCCTCGACCCCGACCTCGGCATCGACTGGCCGACGACGGGCCGCGACGGCACACCGCTGCAGTACGAGCTGTCGGCCAAGGACACTGCCGCCCCCGGGCTGTTCGAGGCGCGCGACACGGGGTTGTTGCCGTCCTACGACGAGGTGACCGCATATCTGCGGTCACTTGCCGAGTCGTGA
- a CDS encoding glycosyltransferase family 2 protein, with product MTAGTTNDDVWLVIPVYNEAQVIRDVVTHARQTFPNIVCVDDGSSDDTAAEIRAAGVHLVRHPVNLGQGAAIQTGVEYARAQPGARFFVTFDADGQHQVDDVSAMIARLRTEPVDIIVGTRFAEGRSDSVPPLRRIALRTIVFLSPRTRRLGLTDAHNGLRAFNKTVADQLDLLMSGMSHASEFVALIDHHHWRVAEQPVTILYTEYSRAKGQSLINGVNIVADGLFHTRMRK from the coding sequence ATGACAGCGGGCACCACCAACGACGACGTCTGGTTGGTGATCCCCGTGTACAACGAGGCACAGGTCATCCGCGACGTGGTGACCCATGCCCGACAGACCTTCCCCAACATCGTCTGCGTCGACGACGGCAGCTCCGACGACACGGCCGCCGAGATCCGGGCCGCCGGCGTCCATCTGGTCCGGCATCCGGTCAACCTCGGGCAGGGCGCTGCCATCCAGACCGGCGTCGAGTACGCGCGTGCGCAGCCGGGCGCCCGCTTCTTCGTCACCTTCGACGCCGACGGTCAGCATCAGGTCGACGACGTGTCGGCGATGATCGCCCGCCTGCGCACCGAACCCGTCGACATCATCGTCGGGACCCGATTTGCCGAGGGACGCAGCGACTCGGTACCGCCGCTGCGTCGAATCGCGTTGCGCACCATCGTCTTCCTGAGTCCACGCACCCGCCGACTGGGCCTGACCGACGCGCACAACGGGCTACGCGCTTTCAACAAGACGGTCGCCGACCAACTCGATCTGCTGATGAGCGGCATGAGTCACGCGTCGGAGTTCGTGGCGCTGATCGACCATCACCATTGGCGGGTCGCCGAGCAGCCGGTCACGATCCTGTACACCGAGTACTCACGAGCCAAGGGGCAGTCGCTCATCAACGGGGTCAACATCGTCGCCGACGGACTGTTCCACACCAGGATGAGGAAGTGA
- a CDS encoding ATP-binding cassette domain-containing protein: protein MEFPPRGTVYALLGPNGAGKTTTVRILATLDRADAGEIRVAGFDPQADRLSVCAAIGLTGQFAAVDTQLTGRENLALIAGLRHLPGSVARGRVESLLADFDLVDAADRRVEEYSGGMTRRLDLAMTLVSDPQIIFLDEPTTGLDPRSRHAVWDRVRALVDGGTTVFLTTQYLDEADQLADHIAVLDQGRIVAEGTAAQLKRLVPGGHVSLEFADAETMERAREQFPTAVVDTRAGTHVLAVPGDGGSDALRAILQTLDTAGLEATGLSVHTPDLDDVFLTLTGRAAA from the coding sequence ATGGAGTTCCCTCCCCGCGGAACCGTCTACGCCCTGTTGGGGCCCAACGGTGCGGGCAAGACCACCACCGTCCGAATCCTGGCCACGCTGGATCGCGCCGACGCCGGCGAGATCCGCGTCGCCGGCTTCGATCCGCAGGCCGACCGCCTGTCCGTCTGCGCCGCCATCGGTCTCACCGGACAGTTCGCCGCCGTCGACACCCAGCTCACCGGCCGCGAGAATCTCGCACTGATCGCCGGTCTGCGACATCTGCCTGGTTCGGTCGCCCGCGGTCGAGTGGAGTCGCTCTTGGCCGACTTCGACCTCGTCGACGCCGCCGACCGGCGCGTCGAGGAGTACTCGGGCGGTATGACGCGACGCCTCGACCTCGCCATGACACTGGTCAGCGATCCACAGATCATCTTCCTCGACGAACCGACCACCGGCCTCGATCCCCGCTCCCGGCATGCGGTCTGGGATCGGGTCCGCGCCCTGGTCGACGGTGGGACCACCGTCTTCCTCACCACCCAGTATCTCGACGAGGCCGATCAGCTCGCCGACCACATCGCCGTCCTCGACCAAGGCCGAATCGTCGCCGAAGGTACTGCGGCACAACTCAAACGCCTCGTCCCGGGCGGACACGTCTCACTCGAATTCGCCGACGCCGAAACAATGGAACGCGCTCGCGAGCAGTTTCCGACGGCGGTCGTCGACACCCGCGCTGGAACCCACGTCCTGGCCGTACCCGGGGACGGCGGCAGCGACGCCCTGCGCGCGATTCTGCAGACCCTCGACACAGCCGGCCTCGAGGCGACCGGATTGTCCGTGCACACACCGGATCTCGACGATGTCTTCCTCACCCTCACCGGCCGCGCCGCGGCCTGA
- a CDS encoding DUF2304 domain-containing protein, giving the protein MIWFQIVAILGIVALVAFFVVNRGTARASAGVKLLFVAFVVFGVYAMLRQDDVTWVAKKFGIERGLDLVLFLLVLAFAFTTISTYLRFRDLEVRYARLARAIALQNAEKPSGDPES; this is encoded by the coding sequence GTGATCTGGTTCCAGATTGTCGCGATCCTCGGCATCGTCGCCCTGGTGGCGTTCTTCGTCGTCAACCGGGGCACCGCCCGGGCGTCGGCCGGCGTGAAGCTGTTGTTCGTCGCGTTCGTCGTGTTCGGTGTGTACGCGATGCTCCGGCAGGACGACGTCACGTGGGTGGCCAAGAAGTTCGGTATCGAACGCGGCCTGGACCTGGTCCTGTTCCTGCTGGTCTTGGCGTTCGCATTCACCACCATCTCCACCTATCTGCGGTTCCGCGATCTCGAGGTCCGTTACGCGCGCCTGGCCCGCGCCATCGCGCTGCAGAACGCCGAGAAGCCGTCGGGCGATCCCGAGAGCTGA